One window from the genome of Spirosoma rhododendri encodes:
- a CDS encoding DUF4249 domain-containing protein has product MPKLLSLLLIWLMLGCVSAYDPKLSLDADLVVVSGMITDLPETQTISLSRSRSKRDSADVVTPIRRAQVDVRVDEATTIRLTESQPGVYAFPADFRGKVGSRYQLRFTTEEGESYASTVESMTVAPAIQRAYDQFTPTGPTVRADGTPIPANDVYIDFQDPAGTRNFYLWRWRLYETQLWCATCKQGRYMVRDIGPVGAGPLDVVGCVPDQSLVYSNLYDYACRSQCWDIFYSTAIDTFSDIYTNGQTQVGHKVASIPIYQLDPALIVIEQLSISADAYRYYKLFADQVQNTGTLADSPPAPISGNVKNLNNVQENVVGYFTAASVAVSRYKLKRQNVTGAGRYQGLFYAQTGRLPNVDPGGGSTFGTGIPSALCVPSATRTDLIPEGWNQ; this is encoded by the coding sequence ATGCCCAAACTCCTCTCCCTTCTCCTCATTTGGCTGATGCTGGGCTGCGTCAGTGCTTACGACCCGAAGCTGTCGCTCGATGCGGATTTGGTGGTTGTCAGCGGCATGATTACCGACCTGCCCGAAACACAGACAATCAGCCTGAGCCGGTCGCGCTCGAAACGCGACAGCGCCGACGTCGTTACGCCCATTCGACGGGCGCAGGTCGACGTACGGGTGGATGAGGCAACAACGATCCGACTGACCGAATCGCAGCCCGGCGTTTACGCGTTTCCGGCCGACTTCCGGGGCAAGGTGGGTAGCCGCTACCAACTACGCTTTACGACCGAAGAAGGCGAATCCTACGCATCGACGGTCGAATCCATGACGGTCGCCCCCGCTATTCAACGGGCGTACGATCAGTTTACGCCGACCGGCCCAACCGTCCGCGCCGACGGAACGCCCATTCCGGCCAACGACGTGTACATCGATTTTCAGGACCCCGCCGGTACCCGCAATTTCTACCTGTGGCGCTGGCGGCTCTACGAAACGCAGCTGTGGTGTGCCACCTGCAAACAGGGGCGTTATATGGTCCGCGACATTGGGCCGGTGGGCGCGGGCCCGCTCGACGTCGTTGGCTGCGTGCCCGACCAATCGCTGGTCTACAGCAACCTGTACGACTACGCCTGCCGGAGCCAATGCTGGGATATTTTCTACAGCACCGCCATCGATACGTTTTCCGATATCTATACCAACGGACAGACACAGGTCGGGCATAAAGTGGCCAGTATTCCCATTTACCAGCTCGATCCGGCGCTGATCGTCATTGAGCAACTGTCGATTTCGGCGGATGCGTATCGCTATTACAAACTGTTTGCCGATCAGGTGCAAAACACGGGTACGCTGGCCGACTCGCCCCCCGCCCCCATCTCCGGCAATGTAAAAAACCTGAATAACGTGCAGGAGAACGTTGTGGGGTACTTTACGGCGGCCTCAGTAGCCGTTAGCCGGTACAAGCTCAAGCGGCAGAACGTAACGGGCGCGGGCCGGTATCAGGGGTTGTTCTACGCCCAGACCGGTCGGCTACCCAACGTCGATCCCGGTGGTGGTTCAACCTTTGGTACGGGCATCCCATCGGCCCTCTGCGTGCCGAGTGCTACCCGTACTGATTTGATTCCCGAAGGCTGGAACCAGTAA
- a CDS encoding response regulator, whose protein sequence is MNTYQPTDIDSNGNGTQLSRTSPELVPTVWVVDDDDDDQTFIELAFGVMTPAVNVLPLTDGASLLTRLSESETAPRLIILDINMPGLDGFDTLRQIRSQLAYANIPVVMMTTSSNSDDRDKSLALGLINL, encoded by the coding sequence ATGAACACGTACCAGCCTACTGATATCGATAGTAACGGCAACGGTACCCAGCTAAGCCGGACCAGTCCGGAGTTGGTACCAACCGTTTGGGTCGTTGATGACGACGATGATGATCAGACGTTTATTGAACTGGCCTTCGGCGTGATGACGCCCGCCGTCAACGTGCTGCCCCTGACCGACGGCGCGTCGCTGCTCACGCGGCTGAGCGAAAGCGAAACAGCGCCCCGGCTGATTATTCTGGACATCAACATGCCCGGTCTGGATGGGTTCGATACACTGCGACAGATCCGCAGCCAGTTGGCCTACGCCAACATTCCCGTTGTGATGATGACGACCTCGTCCAACTCCGACGACCGCGACAAATCGCTGGCGTTGGGGCTAATCAATTTGTGA
- a CDS encoding deoxynucleoside kinase — protein MHIAITGNIGAGKTTLAEQLARHYDWDVLYEAVAGNPYLADFYADMPRWAFSLQVYFLNSRFTQMRRIRALKQEPGGGRTVIQDRTIYEDSAIFARNLYQAGTMTERDYQTYRGVFDNMMSLVEPPDLMLYLRAGLPKLQQQIQKRGRSFEQSITADYLGRLNQLYDEFIATYTGGALLTIDVDQLDYVANPADFAAITAQIDAWLATRTRSA, from the coding sequence ATGCACATCGCGATTACGGGAAATATCGGGGCGGGTAAGACGACACTGGCTGAACAACTGGCTCGGCACTACGACTGGGACGTACTTTACGAAGCAGTAGCCGGAAACCCGTATCTGGCCGATTTTTACGCCGACATGCCCCGCTGGGCGTTCAGCCTACAGGTTTATTTCCTGAACAGTCGGTTTACGCAGATGCGCCGGATCAGGGCACTGAAGCAGGAACCCGGCGGGGGGCGCACCGTTATTCAGGACCGGACGATCTACGAGGACTCGGCCATTTTCGCCCGGAATCTGTATCAGGCCGGCACAATGACCGAACGCGATTACCAGACCTACCGGGGCGTATTCGACAATATGATGAGTCTGGTGGAGCCGCCCGACCTGATGCTTTACCTGCGGGCTGGCCTGCCCAAGTTGCAACAGCAAATTCAGAAGCGGGGACGCTCGTTTGAGCAGTCGATCACCGCCGATTATCTGGGGCGGTTAAACCAGCTATACGACGAGTTTATAGCCACCTATACGGGCGGGGCGCTATTGACTATCGATGTCGATCAGCTCGATTATGTCGCGAATCCCGCCGATTTTGCGGCCATTACGGCGCAGATTGATGCATGGCTGGCCACACGAACCAGGAGTGCGTAA
- a CDS encoding type IV secretory system conjugative DNA transfer family protein codes for MTVAPTGTGKGRGVVIPTLLTYPGSVVVLDPKGENYQVSARARREMGQHVIRLNPFGVNEKTSDALNVMDVFDLPGIDVETEAQLMAELFSQGQKGHKEPFWDITATSLLAGVIGYVATVCPPEERNLATVRDILFDSDVIYRLALILDTHGKQIPKAAYHQLSAFLAMPDQNTRPSTLATANSYLTAFLSEDVNRVTSQSSFKLVDFRDGKPLSIYIIVPPDKLVSHRALLKLWIGVLLKTITSRVTIPDQQTLFMLDEAGQLGHFAYLYSIITLCRGYGLKCWTIWQDFQQLESNFPDDWQTLMNNCGVLQFFGCKNTQIARRVEFVTGTPAHHVQKLRSDQQLLLLDGESIFSRKVNYLTDPAYQTRFDPNPFYQRSGSMGTDTTGPGRG; via the coding sequence ATGACCGTTGCGCCAACCGGTACGGGCAAAGGGCGCGGAGTCGTGATTCCAACGCTGCTCACGTACCCCGGCTCGGTGGTCGTGCTCGACCCAAAAGGCGAAAACTATCAGGTGAGCGCCCGCGCCCGGCGCGAAATGGGGCAGCACGTCATCCGGCTCAATCCGTTTGGGGTCAACGAAAAAACGTCCGATGCCCTCAACGTGATGGATGTGTTCGACCTGCCCGGCATCGACGTCGAAACCGAAGCACAACTCATGGCCGAACTGTTCTCGCAGGGGCAGAAAGGCCACAAAGAACCTTTCTGGGACATTACGGCCACCTCGTTGCTGGCGGGTGTGATCGGCTACGTAGCGACGGTATGCCCACCCGAAGAGCGTAATCTGGCTACCGTACGCGATATTTTGTTCGATAGTGATGTCATCTATCGGCTGGCGCTCATCCTCGATACCCATGGCAAGCAAATTCCCAAAGCCGCCTACCATCAGTTGTCGGCGTTTCTGGCTATGCCCGACCAGAATACCCGCCCCAGCACCCTGGCAACCGCAAACTCTTACCTGACAGCTTTCCTGAGCGAAGACGTTAACCGGGTCACCAGTCAGTCGTCGTTTAAGCTGGTCGACTTTCGCGACGGCAAGCCCCTGTCGATCTACATCATCGTGCCGCCCGACAAACTGGTGTCGCACCGGGCGTTGCTGAAACTCTGGATCGGGGTACTGCTCAAGACCATCACCAGCCGCGTCACGATCCCCGATCAGCAAACGCTGTTTATGCTCGACGAAGCGGGTCAGCTGGGCCATTTCGCCTACCTCTACAGTATCATCACGCTGTGCCGGGGCTATGGGCTGAAATGCTGGACGATCTGGCAGGATTTTCAGCAACTCGAATCCAACTTCCCCGACGACTGGCAGACGCTGATGAACAACTGTGGAGTGCTGCAATTCTTTGGCTGTAAAAACACGCAGATCGCCCGGCGCGTCGAGTTCGTGACCGGAACACCGGCCCATCACGTACAGAAACTCCGCTCCGACCAGCAGTTGTTGCTGCTGGACGGCGAGTCGATCTTCTCCCGCAAAGTCAACTACCTGACCGATCCCGCCTACCAGACTCGTTTCGACCCCAATCCGTTCTACCAGCGCAGCGGCTCAATGGGTACAGATACGACCGGCCCCGGCCGGGGTTAA
- a CDS encoding TonB-dependent receptor domain-containing protein — MIQRFIPYRFRQIIWSLLLVLSMATATLAQTEIRLYNGPTLGGPTLGGPTLGGPTLGGPTLGGPTLGGPTLGAGLRPETTQPDRSFNRVVYNVSSPTLTAYLPDPARATGRSVLIFPGGGLSRLFIDEQGVFVAQQLAENGVAAFVVKYRLAQRPVGSSTDPLPQLPASVRDSALTRAVADGATALTYLRQHSTDLGIQPDRIGLLGFAAGGTIALRLGTTSDGTLRPAFLALIDPDITTQSTPTVQPTTPPLFLVTATNQTQPVLLAQSQLYQDWLRAGRPTEQHSYPANATDPNALSIPLDKWIDRLTTWIGELAASSPPPPVSPSATQTAPPTLPAIPPSVPASTPTTSPANSASTASAPATNSSPAALKPADKPVSSRRPEKQVVRQAPVYVSGPGGLVTGVVRDSATGTPLAGVAIVVDYRRHLTGTSTNDRGQYNIDLTAGEHVLVTRLVGYTPVRKIVQVSNTGALRVDINMVSVASQLEEVVVTTKGFDQTIRQPLLGVSQINIATLRKLPAALGEVDLLRGLQSLPGVTSVGEASNGVNIRGGTTDQNLILLDETPIFNPTHMFGLFSVFPTDVLSTVDLYKGNVPARFGGRAASVLDVSLRNPNLDQFQLSGGVSFVSNRLTADIPIVKGKLGLLVAGRGAFNDFLLPRISNRLAGIRARFGDGVTKLFWRIDDRNTLTATGYYSKDEFQTSLLASLPNVNGTTTRYDHQTINGMARWFHTFSPRTSLQTSAVWVDYVPKILAPELNSTNTVTLYSAVRQRQIKSNLNYQFTNQKLEVGLSGTQYRIQPGTLLPGASDRVNYITTPTENGLELAAYADYERSITPDLAVSAGLRYSHFLALGPSLVRRYLPGQPRDELSVIDSVRYGAGQVSKQYGGFEPRLGIRYSLSPTASVKFGYNLMRQYLQVVTNTTTPLPTSRWKTADANIRPQVSQLVSAGYFMTFHKDIYELTVEGYWRSTENSIDYRPGADFLLQPYPEAQLLQGRSRSYGVETMISKKRGEMTGWLNYTYARTFNQVYEGPTIEQNINGGAWYRANYDRPHTVNASLTFDVDKHNSFGFTFAYSTGRPYTAPTGYVTIDGAQYPYYGVRNQARLPDYHRLDFVWNIYNPSLQNRRWQGKWAFTIYNLYGRRNAYSVFFRTENGKTNSYQLQIFATPIASLSYNFIFK; from the coding sequence ATGATTCAGCGATTTATACCCTACCGCTTTCGGCAAATCATCTGGTCGTTGCTGCTGGTGTTGTCGATGGCAACGGCGACACTGGCCCAGACCGAGATACGTCTGTACAACGGTCCGACACTCGGTGGTCCGACACTCGGTGGTCCGACACTCGGTGGTCCGACACTCGGTGGTCCGACACTCGGTGGTCCGACACTCGGTGGTCCGACACTCGGTGCCGGGCTACGACCGGAAACGACCCAGCCCGACCGGTCGTTCAACCGGGTCGTGTACAACGTCAGCTCGCCTACGCTGACCGCTTACCTCCCCGACCCGGCGCGGGCTACGGGCCGGTCTGTGCTGATTTTTCCCGGCGGGGGACTGAGTCGACTGTTTATCGATGAACAGGGGGTATTTGTAGCGCAGCAGCTCGCGGAGAATGGCGTGGCGGCCTTCGTCGTTAAATACCGGCTCGCTCAGCGACCGGTCGGCAGCAGTACCGACCCGCTCCCGCAATTGCCAGCATCCGTTCGCGACAGCGCGCTAACACGGGCCGTTGCTGATGGTGCTACGGCCCTGACCTACCTCCGGCAACATTCGACGGACCTGGGTATTCAGCCAGACCGAATTGGCCTGCTTGGCTTTGCGGCTGGCGGTACCATCGCGCTGCGGCTGGGAACAACGTCAGACGGGACCCTACGCCCCGCGTTTCTGGCCCTGATCGACCCGGATATCACGACGCAATCAACCCCCACCGTTCAGCCTACCACGCCACCTTTGTTTCTGGTTACGGCTACCAATCAAACCCAGCCGGTACTACTGGCGCAGAGTCAACTGTATCAGGATTGGCTACGCGCTGGTCGGCCCACCGAACAACATAGCTACCCGGCCAACGCCACCGACCCCAACGCTCTGTCTATTCCGCTCGACAAATGGATTGACAGGCTGACAACCTGGATTGGCGAATTAGCGGCCTCTTCACCCCCACCGCCCGTTTCGCCATCGGCAACTCAGACCGCTCCACCAACCCTTCCGGCCATACCCCCATCGGTACCAGCTTCGACACCGACAACGTCACCAGCCAACTCAGCTAGTACGGCTTCGGCACCCGCAACAAACTCCAGTCCAGCCGCTCTAAAACCAGCCGACAAACCGGTTAGCAGCCGTCGGCCCGAAAAACAGGTTGTTCGGCAGGCACCCGTCTATGTCAGCGGACCGGGCGGGCTGGTCACGGGCGTCGTACGGGATTCGGCTACGGGAACACCGCTGGCCGGGGTCGCGATTGTTGTCGATTACCGGCGACACCTGACCGGCACCAGTACCAACGACCGGGGGCAATACAACATCGACCTGACCGCCGGGGAACACGTGCTGGTAACCCGGTTGGTTGGCTACACGCCCGTCCGGAAAATCGTACAGGTGAGCAATACCGGTGCCCTTCGGGTCGACATCAACATGGTGTCGGTTGCCAGTCAGCTGGAAGAAGTGGTGGTAACCACGAAAGGATTTGACCAGACAATCCGGCAACCACTGCTGGGCGTCAGCCAGATCAACATTGCCACGCTACGCAAGCTACCGGCCGCGCTGGGCGAAGTCGATCTGCTGCGGGGCCTGCAATCGTTGCCGGGCGTGACGAGCGTGGGCGAAGCCAGCAACGGGGTCAATATCCGGGGCGGCACCACCGATCAGAACCTGATTCTGCTGGACGAAACGCCCATTTTCAACCCGACGCACATGTTCGGCCTGTTCTCGGTCTTTCCCACCGACGTACTGAGCACGGTAGACCTCTACAAAGGCAACGTACCGGCGCGGTTTGGCGGGCGGGCGGCTTCGGTACTCGACGTATCACTGCGCAACCCCAACCTCGACCAGTTTCAGTTATCGGGGGGCGTCAGTTTCGTCTCTAACCGGCTCACGGCCGACATTCCCATTGTGAAAGGTAAGCTGGGGCTACTCGTGGCCGGGCGCGGGGCCTTCAATGACTTTCTCTTACCCAGAATATCTAATCGGCTGGCGGGTATCCGCGCCCGTTTCGGCGACGGCGTAACCAAGCTGTTCTGGCGCATCGACGACCGCAATACGCTGACCGCGACGGGCTACTACAGCAAAGACGAATTCCAAACGTCACTGCTGGCCAGCCTGCCCAACGTCAACGGTACCACCACCCGCTACGACCACCAGACCATCAACGGGATGGCCCGCTGGTTTCACACGTTTTCGCCCCGCACGTCGCTTCAAACGTCGGCGGTCTGGGTCGATTACGTCCCAAAAATTCTGGCTCCCGAACTCAACTCGACAAACACCGTCACGCTGTATTCCGCTGTACGACAGCGGCAAATCAAGTCGAACCTCAACTATCAGTTTACCAATCAGAAGCTGGAAGTCGGCCTGAGTGGCACGCAGTACCGGATTCAGCCCGGCACGCTGCTACCCGGTGCCAGCGACCGGGTCAATTACATTACAACACCCACCGAAAACGGGCTGGAACTGGCCGCGTACGCCGATTACGAACGAAGCATTACGCCCGATCTGGCGGTATCGGCGGGGCTGCGCTACTCCCATTTTCTGGCACTCGGTCCTTCGCTTGTGCGCCGGTACCTCCCCGGTCAGCCGCGCGACGAACTGTCGGTAATTGACTCGGTACGCTACGGGGCCGGGCAGGTCAGCAAACAGTACGGCGGCTTCGAGCCCCGGCTGGGTATCCGCTACTCGCTCAGTCCCACGGCATCGGTCAAGTTTGGGTATAACCTGATGCGGCAGTATTTACAGGTCGTCACCAACACCACCACGCCCCTGCCCACCTCACGCTGGAAAACCGCCGACGCCAACATCCGCCCGCAGGTCAGTCAGCTTGTGTCGGCTGGGTATTTTATGACCTTCCACAAAGACATCTACGAACTGACGGTGGAGGGTTACTGGCGCAGCACTGAGAACAGCATCGACTACCGGCCGGGAGCCGACTTCCTGCTGCAACCTTACCCCGAAGCCCAGCTATTGCAGGGCCGCAGCCGTTCGTACGGCGTTGAAACGATGATTTCCAAGAAGCGGGGCGAGATGACGGGCTGGCTCAACTACACCTACGCCCGCACGTTTAATCAGGTCTACGAGGGGCCGACCATCGAGCAGAACATCAACGGCGGGGCCTGGTACCGCGCCAATTACGACCGCCCCCATACGGTCAACGCGTCGCTGACGTTCGACGTCGACAAGCACAACAGTTTCGGTTTTACGTTTGCCTACAGCACCGGCCGACCCTACACCGCCCCAACCGGTTATGTGACCATCGACGGGGCGCAGTACCCGTACTACGGCGTTCGGAATCAGGCCCGCTTGCCCGATTACCACCGGCTCGATTTCGTCTGGAATATCTATAACCCCAGTCTGCAAAACCGGCGCTGGCAGGGTAAATGGGCTTTTACGATCTACAATCTGTACGGTCGCCGGAACGCGTACTCGGTATTTTTCCGCACGGAAAACGGTAAAACCAACTCGTATCAGCTCCAGATTTTTGCCACGCCTATTGCGTCGCTGTCGTACAACTTCATTTTCAAGTGA